A portion of the Bacteroides faecium genome contains these proteins:
- a CDS encoding helix-turn-helix domain-containing protein produces the protein MLDIKNRETLEIYVLGDDFKFYQNLKYLPLTSYPSNIQSALIVYCLSGRAKLTVHEDVHWVQPEELIILLPGQFVSFSEPSEDFSTVSMVISSSLFSDALSGVPRFSPHFFFYMRTHFWYPQTEHDIPRIYNYLGMIKDKVKSQDVYRRELITHLLRYLYLELFNAYQKESALMTVRKDTRKEELANKFFGLIMKHFKENKDVAFYADKLCITSKYLTMVIKETSGKSAKDWIVEYIILEIKALLKNTSLNIQEIAIKTNFANQSSLGRFFRKHTGMSLSQYRMSSLD, from the coding sequence ATGTTAGACATTAAAAATAGAGAGACATTAGAGATATATGTCTTGGGTGACGATTTTAAATTTTATCAGAATCTGAAATATCTTCCTCTGACTTCCTACCCTTCTAATATTCAGTCAGCTTTGATTGTATATTGTTTGAGTGGAAGAGCGAAACTTACTGTACACGAAGATGTGCACTGGGTGCAACCGGAGGAACTTATTATATTATTACCCGGACAATTTGTCTCATTCAGTGAGCCTAGTGAAGATTTTTCAACCGTTTCGATGGTGATATCATCTTCCTTGTTTAGTGATGCGTTGAGTGGAGTCCCACGATTCTCCCCGCATTTCTTCTTCTATATGCGAACCCATTTTTGGTATCCGCAGACAGAACATGATATTCCCCGTATATACAATTATCTGGGGATGATAAAAGATAAAGTCAAGTCTCAAGACGTATACAGACGGGAACTGATAACCCATTTGCTGAGATATCTGTATCTGGAACTGTTCAATGCTTATCAAAAGGAATCCGCTTTGATGACTGTGCGGAAAGATACACGTAAAGAAGAATTGGCTAATAAATTCTTCGGGCTAATCATGAAGCATTTCAAAGAAAATAAAGATGTAGCTTTTTATGCAGATAAACTGTGTATCACGTCCAAGTACCTGACTATGGTTATCAAGGAGACAAGCGGAAAGTCTGCCAAAGACTGGATTGTAGAATATATCATACTGGAAATTAAAGCCTTGCTGAAGAATACCAGCTTGAATATTCAGGAGATAGCAATTAAGACCAACTTTGCCAATCAGTCCTCTCTCGGACGTTTTTTCAGAAAGCATACCGGAATGTCACTGTCTCAGTACCGGATGAGTAGCTTGGACTAG
- the aroB gene encoding 3-dehydroquinate synthase, giving the protein MSKQEVILCESLETSLSRAIEQCPHDKLFILTDEHTRHLCLPSLKETTLLKDAVEICIGAEDVHKTVETLASVWMALSTQGATRHSLLINLGGGMVTDLGGFAAATFKRGISYINIPTTLLAMVDASVGGKTGINFNGLKNEIGAFAPASSVLIETEFLRTLDVHNFFSGYAEMLKHGLISNVAHWAELLSFNTSDIDYAALKRLVGESVQVKKDIVEQDPFEHGIRKALNLGHTVGHAFESMALAENRPVLHGYAVAWGIVCELYLSHTKVGFPKERMRQTIQFIKDNYGVFAFDCKKYEQLYAYMTHDKKNTSGTINFTLLKDIGDICINQTADKDTIFEMLDFYRECMGI; this is encoded by the coding sequence ATGAGTAAACAAGAAGTCATTCTCTGTGAAAGCTTGGAAACGAGCCTGAGTCGTGCCATCGAACAGTGTCCGCACGACAAATTATTCATCCTCACAGACGAGCATACCCGGCATCTCTGCCTGCCTTCCCTAAAGGAAACCACCTTACTGAAAGACGCCGTTGAAATCTGTATCGGAGCTGAGGATGTACATAAAACGGTGGAAACACTTGCTTCCGTATGGATGGCATTGAGTACCCAAGGAGCTACGCGCCACTCTTTACTTATCAACCTCGGCGGGGGGATGGTGACGGATCTGGGCGGTTTTGCCGCAGCTACATTCAAACGTGGCATCTCCTATATCAATATACCAACCACCTTGCTGGCGATGGTGGACGCTTCTGTTGGCGGCAAGACAGGAATCAACTTCAACGGACTGAAAAATGAAATCGGTGCATTCGCTCCGGCAAGCAGTGTGCTGATTGAAACAGAATTCCTGCGTACGCTGGACGTACACAATTTCTTTTCGGGATATGCGGAGATGCTCAAGCACGGTTTGATAAGTAATGTTGCGCATTGGGCGGAATTACTAAGTTTCAACACATCCGATATTGATTACGCGGCCCTCAAGCGATTGGTTGGCGAGTCAGTGCAAGTAAAAAAAGATATTGTGGAGCAAGACCCCTTTGAACATGGCATCCGTAAAGCGCTAAACTTGGGACATACCGTAGGACACGCATTTGAAAGCATGGCATTGGCAGAGAACCGTCCGGTTTTGCACGGATATGCAGTAGCCTGGGGAATTGTATGCGAATTGTATCTGTCTCATACTAAAGTAGGCTTCCCGAAAGAGAGAATGAGACAAACCATCCAGTTTATTAAAGACAATTACGGTGTGTTCGCATTCGACTGTAAGAAGTATGAACAGCTTTATGCATATATGACACACGATAAAAAAAATACTTCGGGAACGATTAATTTCACTTTACTGAAAGACATCGGAGATATTTGCATTAACCAGACTGCCGACAAAGACACCATTTTTGAAATGCTGGACTTCTATCGCGAATGTATGGGGATTTAA
- a CDS encoding TonB-dependent receptor: MKRFSAGLVLMLLCTFSIFAQNKVITVSGRVVESDSKEPAAQATVQLLSLPDSAYAAGIASSNQGWFTLPKVKAGKYVLKVSYIGFRTKLVPVQLAANAPDKKLGTITLEPDAVMLKEAVITAEAPQVVVKEDTLEYNSAAYRTPEGAMLEELVKKLPGAEIDDDGNVKINGKEVKKIMVDGKEFFGGDVKTGLKNLPVNMIDKLKTYDKKSDLARVTGIDDGEEETVLDLKVKKGMNQGWFGNASVAGGTEDRYGSNLMLNRFVDNSQFSLIGSANNVNDQGFSGGGGPRFRNSNGLTATKMIGANFATQTEKLELGGSARYNYSDRDAISTNYSERFLTNGSSFSNSNNKNRNKNTNFNADFRLEWKPDTLTNIIFRPNVSYGKSKGYSISESGTFDSDPFNLVSNPNDFLNKIQWGSTDDPLKDIRVNASNSESASESDNLSANASLQVNRRLNNQGRNITFRGTFGYGDNDSESFSESLTRYFDKASEKKDDERKQYITSPTKSYDYTAELTYNEPIAKATFLQFRYKFQYKYSESDKSTYSLIPETEKDQDWFWNFGDELPEGYEANKDMNLSKYAQYKYYNHDINAGLNIIREKYRLNFGMSLQPQNTRLDYKKAEIDTVVKRNVFNFAPNVDFRYRFSKVSQLRFTYRGRAGQPSMENLLDVTDDSNPLRITKGNPGLKPSFTHSMRLFYNTYNADKQRGMMAHANFNMTQNKITNATNYNQTTGGTISQPENINGYWTAMGMFGFNTALKDKRFTINSFSRANYTNDVSFLYNDDTQVNDKNTSTSLTLAENLNGTFRNDWFEFSVNGSINYNFERNKLNPNTNQEPYTFGYGASTNVSLPWSMTLSTNITNNSRRGYRDASMNRNELIWNAQIAQNFLKGNAATISFEVYDILRQQSNISRSLTDGMRSVSEYNGVNSYCMLRFSYRLNVFGNKEARGNMRHGGFDGGGHRGPRGGGPTRMMRF; encoded by the coding sequence ATGAAAAGATTTTCTGCAGGGTTGGTGTTGATGTTGCTATGCACCTTCTCAATTTTCGCACAGAATAAGGTGATTACCGTTTCGGGACGTGTTGTGGAATCTGACTCAAAGGAACCCGCGGCACAGGCTACTGTCCAATTGTTGTCATTGCCCGATAGTGCTTATGCTGCTGGTATAGCCAGCAGTAATCAAGGTTGGTTTACTCTCCCTAAAGTGAAAGCCGGGAAATATGTGTTGAAGGTTTCCTATATCGGCTTCCGTACTAAACTTGTACCGGTTCAACTGGCTGCCAATGCACCCGACAAAAAGTTGGGAACGATCACGTTGGAACCGGATGCTGTTATGCTGAAAGAAGCGGTGATTACTGCTGAGGCTCCGCAAGTGGTAGTGAAGGAAGATACATTAGAATATAACTCGGCTGCTTATCGCACTCCCGAAGGCGCCATGCTCGAAGAACTAGTAAAGAAACTTCCGGGAGCGGAGATTGACGATGACGGTAATGTCAAAATCAACGGTAAGGAAGTGAAGAAGATTATGGTGGACGGTAAGGAATTCTTTGGCGGTGACGTGAAAACAGGATTGAAGAATCTGCCAGTCAATATGATTGATAAACTGAAAACGTATGATAAGAAATCGGACTTGGCTCGCGTCACCGGAATAGATGATGGGGAAGAGGAAACTGTTCTCGATCTGAAAGTGAAAAAAGGAATGAATCAAGGTTGGTTTGGTAATGCAAGTGTTGCCGGTGGTACGGAAGACCGCTATGGAAGCAACTTGATGCTGAACCGGTTTGTCGATAATAGCCAGTTCTCTTTGATTGGTTCGGCCAATAACGTGAACGACCAGGGATTTTCCGGTGGCGGCGGACCGCGTTTCAGGAATAGCAATGGGCTGACTGCTACCAAGATGATTGGAGCTAACTTTGCCACTCAGACAGAGAAGTTAGAGTTAGGTGGTAGTGCCCGCTATAATTATAGCGACCGCGATGCAATATCTACAAACTATTCGGAACGTTTCTTGACGAATGGAAGTTCTTTCTCTAATTCAAATAATAAAAACCGTAATAAGAATACGAACTTTAATGCCGATTTCCGCCTGGAATGGAAACCGGATACGCTGACTAATATCATTTTCCGACCGAATGTTTCTTATGGAAAGTCTAAAGGGTATTCTATTTCCGAATCGGGGACTTTTGATAGTGATCCGTTCAATCTGGTGTCCAATCCAAATGATTTCTTGAATAAGATTCAGTGGGGAAGTACGGATGATCCATTAAAAGATATTCGTGTCAATGCCAGCAACAGTGAGTCTGCATCTGAAAGTGACAACCTGTCTGCTAATGCTTCTTTACAAGTGAACAGAAGATTGAATAATCAAGGAAGAAATATAACTTTCCGTGGTACGTTTGGTTATGGGGATAATGACAGTGAGTCGTTTAGTGAGTCGTTGACACGTTATTTCGATAAAGCGTCAGAAAAGAAGGATGATGAACGTAAGCAGTATATCACTTCTCCGACCAAGAGCTACGATTATACGGCAGAATTAACTTATAATGAACCGATTGCGAAAGCTACTTTCTTGCAGTTCCGTTATAAATTCCAGTATAAATATAGTGAGAGTGATAAAAGTACATACAGCCTGATTCCTGAAACTGAAAAAGATCAAGATTGGTTCTGGAATTTTGGCGACGAGCTGCCTGAGGGCTACGAAGCTAATAAGGATATGAATTTGAGTAAATATGCTCAGTATAAATATTACAACCATGATATCAATGCAGGGCTTAATATTATCCGCGAGAAGTATAGATTGAACTTTGGAATGTCATTGCAACCACAGAACACCAGGTTGGATTATAAGAAAGCGGAAATAGATACAGTCGTGAAAAGAAATGTGTTTAATTTTGCTCCTAACGTTGATTTCCGTTATCGGTTCTCTAAAGTGAGCCAGTTACGCTTTACGTATCGGGGACGTGCAGGTCAGCCAAGCATGGAAAACCTGTTGGATGTGACCGATGACTCCAATCCGCTGAGAATCACTAAAGGTAATCCGGGATTGAAACCTTCTTTCACTCATTCTATGCGGTTGTTCTATAATACCTACAATGCTGATAAACAGCGAGGAATGATGGCACATGCCAACTTTAATATGACTCAAAATAAAATCACTAATGCTACCAATTATAATCAGACTACCGGTGGAACAATCTCACAGCCGGAGAATATTAATGGTTACTGGACTGCAATGGGTATGTTTGGGTTTAATACAGCTTTGAAAGACAAGCGTTTCACTATCAATTCTTTTTCACGTGCCAACTATACAAATGATGTGTCTTTCCTTTATAACGACGACACCCAAGTGAATGATAAGAATACAAGCACATCACTGACCTTAGCAGAGAATCTGAATGGAACGTTCCGTAATGATTGGTTTGAGTTTTCTGTCAATGGTTCAATCAACTATAACTTTGAACGTAATAAGTTGAACCCGAACACTAATCAGGAACCTTATACTTTCGGGTATGGTGCAAGTACCAATGTCTCTTTGCCCTGGAGCATGACACTGTCTACCAATATAACGAATAATTCACGTCGTGGTTACCGTGATGCCAGTATGAATAGAAACGAACTTATCTGGAATGCCCAAATTGCCCAGAACTTCCTGAAGGGAAATGCTGCGACAATCAGCTTTGAAGTATATGACATCTTGAGACAGCAATCTAATATCAGTCGTTCACTGACTGACGGTATGCGTTCCGTTTCGGAATATAACGGAGTCAACAGCTATTGTATGCTTCGCTTCTCTTACCGTCTGAATGTCTTCGGAAATAAGGAAGCGCGTGGAAATATGCGGCACGGCGGTTTTGATGGTGGTGGTCATCGTGGTCCGCGTGGTGGTGGCCCAACCCGTATGATGCGTTTTTAA
- the cls gene encoding cardiolipin synthase has product MIDWNYILSQIATVAFDILYFGAIIGTIVIIILDNRNPVKTMAWILILLFLPIVGLVFYFFFGRSQRRERIIGQKSYDRLLKKPMAEYLAQDCSEVQYEYSRLIQLFQHTNQAFPFEGNRVAVYTEGYTKLQSLLRELQKAKQHIHMEYYIFEDDAIGRLVRDVLIEKASQGVEVRVIYDDVGCWHVPNRFFEEMRNAGIEVRSFLKVRFPLFTSRVNYRNHRKIVVIDGCVGFVGGMNLAERYMRGFSWGIWRDTHIMLEGKAVHGLQTAFLLDWYFVDRTLITASRYFPKIDSCGSSLVQIVTSEPIGPWKEIMQGLTVAITNAKKYFYMQTPYFLPTEQILAAMQTAALSGVDIRLMLPERADNWITHLGSRSYLADVMQAGVKVYFYKKGFLHSKLMVSDDLLSTVGSTNIDFRSFEHNFEVNAFMYDVNTALEMKEIFLQDQRESTQIFLKNWVRRSWRQKAAESIVRLLAPLL; this is encoded by the coding sequence ATGATTGATTGGAACTATATACTCAGCCAGATAGCAACGGTGGCTTTTGATATCCTCTATTTCGGAGCCATTATTGGTACGATTGTCATTATCATTCTTGACAACCGGAATCCTGTTAAAACTATGGCATGGATACTGATATTACTCTTTCTTCCTATCGTAGGCCTTGTCTTCTATTTCTTCTTTGGTCGAAGCCAACGTCGCGAACGTATTATCGGTCAGAAGAGCTACGACCGTTTGCTCAAGAAGCCGATGGCGGAATATCTGGCACAGGATTGTTCTGAAGTCCAATATGAATATTCCCGTCTTATCCAACTGTTTCAGCATACCAATCAGGCATTTCCTTTTGAAGGAAATCGGGTAGCTGTCTATACCGAAGGTTATACGAAACTGCAATCATTATTGCGTGAACTCCAGAAAGCGAAACAACATATCCACATGGAATATTATATCTTTGAGGATGATGCTATCGGACGTCTGGTCAGGGATGTATTGATTGAAAAGGCTTCTCAGGGAGTTGAAGTGCGAGTGATTTACGACGATGTAGGATGCTGGCATGTTCCCAATCGTTTTTTTGAAGAAATGCGTAATGCAGGTATTGAGGTGCGCAGCTTCCTGAAGGTGCGCTTTCCTTTATTTACCAGTAGGGTGAATTACCGGAATCATAGAAAGATTGTCGTTATTGACGGGTGTGTAGGCTTTGTGGGTGGAATGAATCTCGCGGAACGTTATATGCGTGGTTTCTCCTGGGGGATTTGGCGTGATACACATATCATGCTGGAAGGCAAAGCTGTGCATGGTTTACAAACAGCCTTCCTGCTCGATTGGTACTTCGTAGACCGTACGCTGATTACAGCTTCCCGTTATTTTCCAAAGATTGACTCTTGTGGTAGCTCGTTGGTGCAGATTGTCACCAGTGAACCTATCGGACCTTGGAAGGAAATAATGCAGGGACTGACCGTAGCGATTACCAATGCAAAGAAATATTTCTATATGCAGACCCCCTATTTCTTGCCGACAGAGCAAATACTGGCTGCTATGCAGACAGCGGCTTTGTCCGGGGTGGATATACGCCTGATGTTGCCGGAACGTGCCGACAACTGGATTACCCATCTTGGCTCACGCTCCTATTTGGCAGATGTGATGCAGGCAGGTGTGAAAGTCTATTTCTATAAGAAAGGTTTTTTGCATTCCAAACTCATGGTTTCGGATGATTTACTCTCTACCGTCGGTTCTACTAATATAGACTTCCGTAGCTTTGAGCATAATTTTGAAGTGAATGCTTTTATGTATGATGTAAACACTGCACTCGAAATGAAAGAAATATTCCTTCAAGACCAACGTGAGAGTACACAGATATTCTTGAAGAACTGGGTAAGACGTTCGTGGAGACAAAAGGCAGCGGAGTCTATTGTACGTTTATTAGCCCCGCTACTTTAA
- a CDS encoding RsmD family RNA methyltransferase, giving the protein MRVISGIYKRRRFDVPRTFKARPTTDFAKENLFNVLNNYIDFEEGITALDLFAGTGSISIELVSRGCDRVISIEKEPAHHSFIAKIMKEVQTDKCLPIRGDVFKFIKSSREQFDFIFADPPYALKELETIPELIFQNNLLKEGGLFVLEHGKDNNFEENPHFIERRIYGSVNFSLFR; this is encoded by the coding sequence ATGCGAGTAATCAGCGGTATATACAAACGAAGAAGATTTGACGTGCCACGAACATTTAAAGCACGTCCCACAACAGATTTCGCCAAAGAGAATCTGTTTAACGTACTCAATAACTACATTGATTTTGAGGAAGGAATAACTGCACTTGACTTATTTGCCGGAACCGGAAGCATAAGCATCGAACTCGTTTCCCGGGGATGCGACCGCGTTATCAGCATTGAAAAAGAGCCTGCGCACCACTCATTCATTGCAAAAATCATGAAAGAGGTGCAGACAGACAAGTGCCTGCCGATACGGGGTGATGTATTCAAGTTTATCAAGAGTAGCCGCGAACAGTTCGACTTTATCTTTGCCGACCCGCCTTACGCTTTAAAAGAGTTGGAAACAATACCAGAACTTATTTTCCAGAACAATCTCCTCAAAGAAGGGGGATTATTTGTACTGGAACACGGGAAAGACAATAACTTCGAAGAGAATCCGCACTTCATCGAAAGAAGAATATATGGAAGTGTAAACTTCTCCCTTTTCCGGTAA
- a CDS encoding DUF3822 family protein: MIDFTKSKQYTLSIRLSTDGFSFSIYNPIHDDSLSIIEKEIEPSLSLTANLKTVFHESDFLSHPYKRVNIMMAGKRFTIVPLDLFEEEQAELLFYHNHQKRENETVAFNILQKNNVAVIFGIDKSACTFLKEQYPEARFYSQSTPLIDYFSVKSRLGNSKKIYASVRQEGIDIYCFERGHLLLANSFECTHTEDRIYYLLYAWKQLEFNQERDELHLTGTLPDKEILMNELKKFILQVFIMNPATNIDMQALLTCE, encoded by the coding sequence ATGATTGATTTTACTAAATCAAAACAATATACTTTATCCATCCGTCTTAGTACGGATGGATTTTCTTTTTCTATCTATAACCCGATTCACGACGACTCTCTGTCAATCATAGAGAAAGAGATAGAGCCCTCTCTATCCCTCACAGCCAATTTGAAAACCGTCTTTCACGAATCGGACTTCTTAAGCCATCCCTACAAACGGGTGAATATCATGATGGCGGGCAAACGTTTTACGATTGTCCCATTGGATTTGTTTGAAGAGGAGCAGGCGGAGCTTTTATTTTATCACAATCATCAGAAACGGGAGAACGAAACAGTGGCTTTCAATATTCTACAGAAGAATAATGTGGCCGTCATCTTTGGTATAGACAAAAGTGCCTGCACGTTTCTAAAGGAGCAGTATCCCGAAGCACGTTTCTATTCCCAATCCACCCCGCTCATTGACTATTTCTCTGTCAAAAGCAGATTGGGAAACAGCAAAAAGATCTACGCTTCCGTACGTCAGGAAGGAATCGACATCTATTGTTTTGAACGGGGGCATCTCCTTCTTGCCAACTCCTTTGAATGTACGCACACAGAAGACCGTATCTACTATCTGCTGTATGCCTGGAAGCAACTGGAGTTCAATCAGGAACGGGATGAACTGCACCTCACCGGAACACTCCCGGACAAAGAAATCCTGATGAACGAACTGAAAAAGTTTATCTTGCAGGTATTCATTATGAATCCTGCTACTAATATTGACATGCAAGCCTTATTAACATGCGAGTAA
- a CDS encoding ATP-dependent DNA helicase: protein MINNYLERQIKENFPYQPTLEQEIAVKSLSEFLLSTSADEVFVLRGYAGTGKTSLVGALVKTMDQLQQKSVLLAPTGRAAKVFSAYAGHSAFTIHKKIYRQQAFSNELNNFSINDNLSTNTLFIVDEASMISNEGLSGSVFGTGRLLDDLVQFVYSGQGCRLLLMGDTAQLPPVGEELSPALFTDALRGYGLEVREVDLTQVVRQVQESGILWNATQLRQLIAEDECYSLPKIKVTGFPDIKVVPGTELIEELNNCYDHDGMDETIVICRSNKRANLYNNGIRAQILWREDELNTGDMLMVAKNNYYWTEKYKEMDFIANGEIAIVRRVRRTREMYGFRFAEVTLRFPDQNDFELDANLLLDTLHSDSPALPKADNDRLFYTVLEDYIDIPNKRDRMKKMKADPHYNALQVKYAYAVTCHKAQGGQWQNVFLDQGYMTDEYLTPDYFRWLYTAFTRATKTLYLVNYPKEQVE, encoded by the coding sequence ATGATAAATAACTATTTAGAAAGGCAAATTAAGGAAAATTTTCCTTACCAACCAACTTTAGAGCAGGAAATTGCTGTAAAATCTCTTTCAGAGTTTCTTCTGTCTACTTCGGCGGACGAAGTTTTTGTCCTCAGAGGTTACGCCGGTACAGGTAAAACATCTCTTGTAGGAGCATTGGTGAAAACGATGGACCAGTTGCAACAAAAATCTGTTTTGTTGGCTCCGACAGGTCGTGCGGCGAAAGTCTTTTCGGCGTATGCGGGACATTCGGCTTTTACTATCCATAAGAAAATATACAGACAACAGGCCTTCTCCAACGAACTGAATAACTTTTCAATCAATGACAATTTGTCTACAAATACATTGTTTATTGTCGATGAAGCTTCTATGATTTCAAATGAGGGGCTGTCCGGTAGTGTATTCGGTACAGGACGTTTGTTGGATGACTTGGTACAGTTCGTATATTCGGGGCAGGGATGCCGTCTTTTGTTGATGGGAGATACGGCACAGCTTCCTCCGGTAGGAGAGGAGTTGAGTCCGGCACTTTTTACCGATGCATTGAGAGGCTATGGTCTTGAAGTACGTGAGGTCGATTTAACTCAGGTAGTCCGCCAAGTACAAGAGTCCGGTATTTTATGGAATGCTACACAGTTGCGACAATTGATTGCGGAAGATGAATGTTACTCTTTACCTAAGATAAAGGTAACTGGTTTTCCCGACATAAAAGTAGTGCCGGGTACGGAATTGATTGAAGAACTAAACAATTGTTATGACCATGATGGAATGGACGAAACGATTGTAATTTGCCGTTCTAATAAACGTGCGAACCTATATAATAACGGAATACGTGCGCAGATTCTTTGGCGTGAAGATGAATTGAATACAGGGGATATGTTGATGGTTGCCAAGAACAACTATTACTGGACGGAAAAGTATAAGGAAATGGATTTCATTGCCAATGGTGAAATTGCTATTGTCCGTCGTGTCCGCCGTACCCGTGAAATGTACGGCTTCCGTTTTGCAGAAGTTACCCTTCGGTTTCCTGACCAGAATGATTTTGAACTGGATGCTAATTTGTTATTGGATACTTTGCATTCAGATTCGCCTGCATTACCGAAAGCGGATAATGACCGATTGTTTTATACGGTACTGGAAGACTATATAGATATTCCCAATAAGCGTGACCGGATGAAGAAGATGAAAGCTGACCCACATTATAATGCATTGCAAGTGAAGTATGCGTATGCGGTGACTTGCCATAAAGCACAGGGCGGACAGTGGCAGAATGTGTTCTTGGATCAGGGATATATGACGGACGAGTATTTGACTCCTGATTATTTCCGTTGGTTGTATACGGCGTTCACACGTGCGACGAAGACTTTGTATTTGGTGAATTATCCGAAGGAGCAGGTGGAATAG